The Candidatus Coatesbacteria bacterium genome contains a region encoding:
- a CDS encoding T9SS type A sorting domain-containing protein: protein TIEIAPDMNFDPQHTRYYVVGTNLLYDVTDLPDGRHYWRVMAEDPAGGFRFSSEVRYFFQSVNDSPQAISASAFDVGGNPGIDEGDYVDIVFEESVEDADGWTDIDELLPLQSDHSWNDGSGTIADYQYLTTDVYNDTLRVTLHAYDGDGPTVEPGDVIDFDNNNGLLTDLTGNPIQGTVTIGGSFGSGGPVFDVAHPFNLYLEYAQSNELTCAFDSGAPTEVTMYYAPGGTLDWQSQAMTYDSADDLWMVELAPADLDISGIVYGFHAVDTDGGESWFPDGLLAGEAALYPVVHADSYEVYPELPVGDEVTDYRLISLPAVFPDGADGPEDQFTQELGAYDVTAWRLFDYDNPSGDYVEFDPAADNCRLNPGAVYWMITRDGLPTVTLEDFITLDSGSRFTYQLSAGWNWIATPFPYDVEWLDCYTDGVTVEEPIPYYGDYSTTSDGLYLLEGYWLYAEGDGELYIPPLRYDGGTLNGGAPVVAPEADRSSGALTSKGSGTLPAAALAHPNLNPGGEASTSRVADHPALVADDHGDGGRWRLDFELRDAAGRDALHYLGVEPDAADGPDPHDRHDPPAPAGTPNLSFIGKDAEAYYSDLRAPITDGEIWEFHTTAAGTAELRWRLDGRPAGCAALLETPAGRIVDLLAEESITLSAAETGSGLPCRVYIGTPEWLDGEFSARSLTLAQSYPNPAAGLARIEFSLPAAAEVELTVYDLAGRRVDTLVDGPLAAGRHAVAWDAATVSPGVYLYRLTTPDDILTRRLVIAR, encoded by the coding sequence ACACCATCGAGATCGCTCCGGACATGAACTTCGATCCTCAACACACGCGCTACTACGTCGTGGGCACTAATCTGCTCTACGATGTGACCGATCTCCCCGACGGACGGCATTATTGGCGGGTGATGGCCGAGGATCCCGCCGGTGGCTTCCGCTTCTCCAGCGAAGTGCGCTACTTCTTCCAGAGCGTCAACGACAGCCCACAGGCCATCTCGGCCAGCGCCTTCGACGTCGGCGGCAACCCGGGGATCGACGAGGGCGACTACGTCGACATCGTCTTCGAGGAATCCGTCGAGGACGCCGACGGCTGGACGGACATCGACGAGCTGTTGCCACTGCAAAGCGACCATAGCTGGAACGACGGCTCGGGGACCATCGCCGACTACCAGTACCTGACCACGGACGTCTACAACGACACCCTGCGGGTCACCCTCCACGCCTACGACGGCGACGGCCCGACCGTCGAGCCCGGCGACGTGATCGACTTCGACAACAACAACGGCCTGCTGACCGACCTGACGGGCAACCCGATCCAGGGAACGGTGACCATCGGCGGCAGCTTCGGCTCCGGCGGTCCGGTGTTCGATGTCGCCCATCCCTTCAACCTCTACCTGGAGTATGCTCAGTCCAACGAGCTGACCTGCGCCTTCGACTCCGGCGCGCCGACGGAGGTTACCATGTACTACGCCCCCGGCGGCACGCTGGATTGGCAGTCCCAGGCGATGACCTACGATTCCGCCGACGACCTGTGGATGGTCGAACTGGCTCCGGCCGACCTCGACATCAGCGGGATCGTCTACGGCTTCCACGCCGTCGACACCGACGGCGGCGAGAGCTGGTTCCCCGACGGACTATTGGCCGGCGAGGCCGCGCTCTATCCCGTCGTCCACGCCGACAGCTACGAGGTCTATCCGGAACTGCCCGTCGGCGACGAGGTGACCGACTACCGCTTGATCAGCCTGCCCGCCGTCTTCCCCGACGGCGCCGACGGGCCCGAGGACCAGTTCACCCAGGAGCTGGGCGCCTACGATGTGACGGCCTGGCGCCTGTTCGATTACGACAATCCCAGCGGCGATTACGTGGAGTTCGACCCCGCGGCCGATAACTGCCGCTTGAACCCCGGGGCGGTCTACTGGATGATCACCCGGGACGGACTGCCCACGGTGACTCTCGAGGACTTCATCACCCTGGACAGCGGTTCCCGCTTCACCTACCAGCTCAGCGCCGGTTGGAACTGGATCGCCACCCCCTTCCCCTACGACGTGGAATGGTTGGACTGCTACACCGACGGCGTGACCGTCGAAGAGCCGATCCCCTACTACGGCGACTACAGCACTACCAGCGACGGGCTCTACCTGCTAGAAGGCTACTGGCTTTACGCCGAAGGCGACGGCGAGCTCTACATCCCGCCGCTGCGCTACGACGGCGGAACCCTAAACGGTGGCGCCCCCGTCGTCGCTCCGGAAGCCGACAGAAGTAGTGGGGCCCTCACCTCGAAGGGTTCCGGGACCCTGCCCGCCGCCGCCCTCGCCCATCCCAACCTTAACCCGGGCGGCGAGGCCTCGACCAGCCGCGTGGCCGATCATCCGGCCCTCGTCGCCGACGACCACGGCGACGGCGGGCGCTGGCGGCTGGACTTCGAGCTGCGCGACGCCGCCGGTCGCGACGCCCTGCACTACCTGGGAGTAGAACCCGACGCCGCCGACGGTCCCGATCCCCACGACCGCCACGATCCCCCCGCCCCCGCCGGAACGCCCAACCTGAGCTTCATCGGCAAGGACGCAGAGGCCTACTACAGCGACCTGCGCGCCCCGATTACCGACGGCGAGATCTGGGAGTTCCACACTACCGCAGCGGGAACCGCCGAGCTGCGCTGGCGTCTGGACGGCCGACCCGCCGGCTGCGCCGCCCTACTGGAGACTCCGGCCGGACGGATCGTCGATCTCCTGGCCGAGGAGAGTATTACCCTCAGCGCCGCCGAGACCGGTAGCGGCCTGCCCTGCCGCGTCTACATCGGTACGCCGGAATGGCTGGACGGCGAGTTCAGCGCCCGCAGCCTGACTTTGGCCCAGAGCTACCCCAATCCCGCCGCCGGTCTGGCCCGGATCGAGTTCAGCCTGCCCGCGGCCGCCGAGGTCGAGCTGACCGTCTACGACCTGGCCGGGCGCCGGGTGGACACCCTCGTCGACGGCCCGCTGGCCGCCGGACGCCACGCCGTCGCCTGGGACGCCGCCACCGTATCCCCCGGCGTCTACCTTTACCGCCTGACGACCCCGGACGACATCCTCACCCGCCGGCTGGTCATCGCCCGCTAA
- a CDS encoding 4Fe-4S dicluster domain-containing protein, whose amino-acid sequence MSSFPDRPPITISPSWPRGSRSRERSWSMTWRGPMEPRPAGCSASAPWPTRRPPTVKACRRVNAAAVRATWSSTSVCYGRSSRARDCPPSSSTTVPSAIRTDSTISSPPQAGALMAVSEPRGFRAELERCVACGKCRAVCPVFAVEGAEASVARGKLKLLTAAEEGVLDYDAELGHLIDNCLGCRLCVEACPGGVRTDELLYAARERIHHKRGRGLLALFLLRWLLPRRDVLTAVATLIGRLQHWGSRLLGLFGRPSGDKLSAGQRVQRALAGLYRLLLPLAGLSPRLVPPTLAREPFTVGRGELLNEAGSGAERWGLFVGCAVDLGYPTAAAAVVRLARLAGVTLVAPPGQVCCGLPAWGSGDRRAANQLRLRNASAFSDRHLDGVLTACASCASFLREHYDGLLEQTLTLQEFLADKLERLPLRYDEGLTITWHQPCHLARHLGLDLAEPLLERLGNYVEMAEKDVCCGGAGSYFAKFPETAAAVGERKARHIIASGADVVATACPGCAIQLEAALTRLGADVRVALLGELLVEHLPATRRPPAVADGSG is encoded by the coding sequence ATGTCGAGCTTTCCCGACCGGCCGCCGATTACGATATCACCCAGTTGGCCGCGTGGTTCGAGGAGCAGGGAGCGATCCTGGAGCATGACGTGGCGCGGGCCTATGGAACCCAGGCCCGCAGGCTGTTCCGCCTCGGCGCCGTGGCCCACGAGGCGGCCACCTACCGTCAAAGCCTGCAGGAGAGTAAACGCAGCGGCCGTCAGGGCGACGTGGAGCTCTACGAGCGTCTGTTACGGACGGTCCTCGAGGGCGCGGGATTGTCCCCCGAGCTCCTCGACAACGGTCCCGTCGGCGATCCGGACAGACTCTACGATATCTTCACCTCCTCAAGCGGGAGCGCTGATGGCGGTGAGTGAGCCGCGGGGCTTTCGTGCCGAGCTGGAGCGCTGCGTCGCCTGCGGCAAGTGCCGGGCGGTCTGCCCCGTCTTCGCCGTCGAGGGCGCCGAGGCATCCGTGGCCCGGGGCAAGCTGAAGCTGCTGACCGCAGCCGAGGAGGGTGTCCTCGATTACGACGCCGAGCTGGGGCACCTGATCGATAACTGCCTGGGCTGCCGCCTGTGTGTCGAGGCCTGCCCCGGCGGGGTGCGCACCGACGAGCTGTTGTACGCCGCCCGGGAGCGCATCCATCACAAACGCGGTCGGGGTCTCCTGGCCCTGTTCCTGCTGCGCTGGCTGTTGCCCCGCCGGGACGTTCTGACGGCAGTCGCCACTCTGATCGGCCGCCTGCAGCATTGGGGCTCCCGCCTGCTGGGCCTGTTCGGTAGACCCTCCGGTGACAAGCTGAGCGCAGGCCAGCGCGTTCAACGCGCCCTGGCGGGTCTCTACCGTCTACTGCTGCCCCTGGCCGGACTGTCACCGCGGTTGGTGCCGCCGACCCTGGCCCGGGAGCCCTTCACTGTCGGTCGTGGGGAGCTCTTAAACGAGGCGGGTTCAGGCGCCGAGCGCTGGGGCCTGTTCGTCGGCTGCGCCGTCGATCTGGGCTACCCAACCGCCGCCGCGGCCGTCGTCCGCCTGGCCCGCCTGGCCGGGGTGACCCTCGTCGCCCCGCCGGGACAGGTCTGCTGCGGACTGCCGGCCTGGGGTTCCGGTGACCGCCGCGCCGCCAACCAGTTGCGGCTGCGAAACGCTTCGGCCTTCAGCGACCGGCACCTCGACGGCGTGTTGACGGCCTGCGCCTCCTGCGCCTCCTTCCTGCGCGAACACTACGACGGTCTGCTGGAGCAAACCCTGACGCTGCAGGAGTTCCTGGCCGACAAGCTCGAGCGCCTGCCCCTGCGGTATGACGAGGGACTCACGATTACCTGGCACCAGCCCTGCCACCTGGCCCGTCATCTGGGCCTCGACCTCGCCGAGCCGCTGTTGGAGCGCCTGGGTAACTATGTCGAAATGGCCGAGAAGGATGTCTGCTGTGGCGGAGCGGGGAGCTATTTCGCCAAGTTCCCGGAGACGGCGGCGGCCGTTGGCGAGCGCAAGGCCCGGCATATCATCGCCAGCGGTGCCGACGTTGTGGCCACCGCCTGTCCCGGCTGCGCCATCCAGCTCGAGGCCGCCCTGACCCGCCTGGGGGCCGACGTCCGCGTGGCCCTGCTCGGCGAGCTCCTCGTCGAACACCTCCCCGCAACCCGGCGCCCCCCGGCGGTCGCCGACGGATCCGGCTGA